In a single window of the Prionailurus viverrinus isolate Anna chromosome D3, UM_Priviv_1.0, whole genome shotgun sequence genome:
- the PXN gene encoding paxillin isoform X3: protein MDDLDALLADLESTTSHISKRPVFLSEETPYSYPTGNHTYQEIAVPPPVPPPPSSEALNGTILDPLDQWQPSASRFIHQQPQSPSPVYGSSAKTSSASVPQDGGGPPCPRAGEEEHVYSFPNKQKSAEPSPTVMSSSLGSNLSELDRLLLELNAVQHNPPGFPADEANSSPPLPGALSPHCGIPENNSPLGGKAGPLTKEKPKRNGGRGLEDVRPSVESLLDELESSVPSPVPAITVNQGEVSSPQRATSSQQQTRMSASSATRELDELMASLSDFKTSSSAVALSSPELLPKPAPSPHLIHSPPPPPPPGPSVFLPSITKPSSGGHSPSQEVLCSEDTDNGRGLLPPVAPNWLDLAGLRVTPDTPNSGSPSVEGSLGPLGAKSQTRVWKDLPNLISELSGGPPCHTLPGQAGCIGPQEPGAPHGLLANPLYPEEAVAATREQPWALEALRPETPHGATCSFQEVTEPAVVAVDRQAIFPDTWSLTKECGQRKQRAKPEPGELESSGPAPVGKEQLGGQTLMKGSLVRPTQGPETPRWPEGVTEAAARREQSELPPAVVMDTPSTTERISTSGQIRSVIRRSRETGHAHPMSREPSPRRRLDPATLSRTPSQERLIAELQGRLGIQPEAEEAAGAAGASAEDWLTEGVIITVQPRGRRAGGQLVEKVVFPPGSPVPLRRTFSVLASPPPVPLLQQRKDSSASSPSPPPSLPAPSSLGPSALARGSPGDLSAVAGLQEEGVKGPTPPPPVPQTWRSVGCQTDEDPLFPPMQIQGLEQIADGEAWAAGWPPNGRQSSPEGQDEGGFMAQGKTGSSSPPGGPPKPGSQLDSMLGSLQSDLNKLGVATVAKGVCGACKKPIAGQVVTAMGKTWHPEHFVCTHCQEEIGSRNFFERDGQPYCEKDYHNLFSPRCYYCNGPILDKVVTALDRTWHPEHFFCAQCGAFFGPEGFHEKDGKAYCRKDYFDMFAPKCGGCARAILENYISALNTLWHPECFVCRECFTPFVNGSFFEHDGQPYCEVHYHERRGSLCSGCQKPITGRCITAMAKKFHPEHFVCAFCLKQLNKGTFKEQNDKPYCQNCFLKLFC, encoded by the exons ACGCCCTGCTGGCAGACTTGGAGTCCACCACCTCCCACATCTCCAAACGGCCCGTGTTCTTGTCTGAGGAGACCCCCTACTCATACCCAACTGGAAACCACACATACCAGGAGATTGCCGTGCCGCcccctgtccctccacccccatccagTGAGGCCCTCAATGGCACGATCCTTGATCCCTTAGACCAGTGGCAGCCCAGTGCCTCCCGATTCATCCACCAGCAG CCTCAGTCCCCGTCACCTGTGTACGGCTCCAGTGCCAAAACTTCCAGTGCTTCCGTCCCCCAGGACGGCGGCGGCCCTCCATGTCCCCGCGCCGGTGAGGAAGAGCACGTCTACAG TTTCCCCAACAAGCAGAAGTCTGCCGAGCCTTCACCCACAGTGATGAGCTCCTCCCTGGGCAGCAACCTTTCTGAACTTGACCGCCTGCTGCTGGAACTGAATGCTGTGCAGCATAACCCCCCAGGCTTCCCTGCAG ATGAGGCCAACTCCAGCCCCCCACTGCCTGGGGCTCTGAGCCCCCACTGTGGCATCCCAGAGAATAACAGCCCATTGGGGGGCAAAGCTGGGCCCCTGACCAAAGAGAAGCCCAAGCGGAATGGGGGCCGTGGTCTGGAGGACGTGCGACCCAGTGTGGAGAGTCTCTTGGATGAACTGGAGAGCTCTGTGCCCAGCCCAGT CCCTGCCATCACTGTGAACCAGGGCGAGGTGAGCAGCCCTCAGAGAGCCACCTCCAGCCAGCAGCAGACACGCATGTCGGCATCCTCTGCCACCAGGGAGCTGGACGAGCTGATGGCCTCGCTGTCGGATTTCAAG aCCAGCTCCTCTGCTGTGGCCTTGAGCTCCCCAGAGCTGCTGCCCAAACCAGCTCCATCCCCACACCTCAtacattctcctcctcctcctcctcctcctgggccctcTGTATTCTTGCCATCCATTACCAAACCCTCCTCTGGAGGCCACAGTCCCAGCCAGGAGGTCCTCTGCTCTGAGGACACTGATAATGGACGGGGCCTTCTACCTCCTGTGGCTCCCAACTGGCTTGATTTGGCTGGCCTCCGGGTGACGCCTGATACTCCCAACTCAGGGTCTCCCTCTGTGGAGGGGTCTCTGGGGCCATTAGGTGCAAAGAGCCAGACTCGGGTTTGGAAAGATCTACCAAATCTTATAAGTGAGCTTTCCGGGGGCCCCCCCTGCCACACGCTACCCGGCCAAGCTGGGTGTATAGGtccccaggagcctggagccccccACGGGCTGTTGGCCAACCCTTTGTACCCAGAGGAGGCCGTGGCTGCCACTCGGGAGCAGCCATGGGCTTTGGAGGCGCTCAGGCCTGAGACGCCCCACGGAGCCACATGCAGCTTCCAGGAAGTAACTGAGCCAGCTGTCGTGGCCGTGGACCGTCAGGCCATCTTCCCAGATACCTGGAGTCTCACCAAGGAATGTGGACAGCGGAAGCAGAGGGCAAAGCCAGAGCCAGGGGAGCTGGAAAGCAGCGGCCCGGCCCCAGTTGGCAAGGAGCAGTTAGGTGGACAGACACTCATGAAGGGAAGCCTGGTCAGGCCAACCCAGGGACCTGAGACCCCCAGGTGGCCAGAGGGCGTCACTGAAGCTGCTGCCAGGAGGGAACAGTCGGAGCTTCCACCTGCCGTGGTCATGGACACGCCCAGCACCACTGAGAGGATTTCCACCTCGGGCCAG aTCCGCTCTGTGATCAGGAGGAGCCGGGAGACGGGCCACGCGCACCCCATGTCCCGGGAGCCCTCCCCTCGCCGCCGGCTGGACCCCGCCACCCTGAGCAGGACCCCATCCCAGGAGCGGCTCATCGCAGAGCTGCAGGGTCGGCTCGGCATCCAGCCGGAGGCAGAGGAGGCAGCGGGGGCAGCGGGGGCCTCTGCTGAGGACTGGCTGACTGAGGGCGTCATCATCACTGTGCAGCCTCGAGGGAGGCGGGCTGGGGGGCAGCTTGTAGAGAAG gTCGTCTTCCCTCCTGGCTCCCCCGTTCCCCTGAGAAGAACCTTCTCTGTtctggcttctcctcctcctgtcccTTTGCTCCAGCAGCGTAAAGACTCCTCAGCCAgcagcccttctcccccacccagcctgcccgccccctcctccctggggcCCTCCGCTCTTGCCCGAGGTTCCCCTGGGGACTTGAGTGCTGTGGCAGGGCTGCAGGAGGAGGGTGTGAagggccccacccctccccctcctgtaCCCCAAACTTGGAGGTCCGTGGGCTGCCAGACCGACGAGGACCCGCTCTTCCCCCCGATGCAG ATCCAGGGCCTGGAACAGATTGCGGATGGAGAAGCATGGGCGGCCGGCTGGCCTCCGAACGGCAGGCAGAGCAGTCCCGAAGGGCAGGACGAGGGAGGG TTCATGGCCCAGGGGAAGACAGGGAGCAGCTCTCCCCCTGGGGGGCCTCCAAAACCTGGAAGCCAGCTGGATAGTATGCTGGGGAGCCTGCAGTCTGACCTGAACAAACTGGGGGTCGCCACGGTTGCCAAAGGGGTCTGCGGGGCCTGCAAGAAGCCCATTGCTGGGCAG GTTGTGACCGCCATGGGAAAGACGTGGCACCCGGAGCACTTTGTCTGCACCCACTGCCAAGAGGAGATCGGATCCCGGAACTTCTTTGAGCGGGATGGGCAGCCCTACTGTGAAAAGGACTATCACAACCTCTTCTCTCCACGCTGCTACTACTGCAACGGTCCCATCCTGGAT AAAGTGGTGACAGCCCTGGACCGGACGTGGCACCCCGAGCACTTCTTCtgcgcccagtgtggagccttctttggTCCCGAAG GGTTCCATGAGAAAGACGGCAAGGCCTACTGCCGGAAGGATTACTTTGACATGTTCGCGCCCAAGTGTGGTGGCTGTGCCCGGGCCATCCTGGAGAACTACATCTCGGCCCTCAACACTCTCTGGCATCCCGAGTGCTTTGTGTGCCGG